Proteins from one Chitinophaga oryzae genomic window:
- a CDS encoding EboA domain-containing protein gives MAQYVYDRQKMSEALTAIIAGNSSEAARDWLQQRLEKAASIPQFNQTFTAIPRFTGKNIVTVSPEQAAVLHQLVPGFFVHGWTLDRLIRVWWLLQLDATDKAAYLDTVEKLFLSAEMNELAALYSALPLLAYPETWIFRTAEGVRSNIGVVQEAVMLQNPYPARYLDEPAWNQLVMKAIFTDKPLHLISGLDQRSNAALAAILTDFAHERWAAGRKVSPMQWRLLTAFVTADNMADLTRVWHSADQVEKAAAALVFSGSDYAPAKTLLASDPALTAEIQSGALSWDVVAAKLTQN, from the coding sequence GTGGCGCAATATGTATATGACAGGCAGAAAATGAGCGAAGCGCTGACCGCCATTATTGCCGGCAATAGTAGTGAGGCAGCCAGAGACTGGCTACAGCAGCGGCTGGAGAAAGCCGCTTCCATACCGCAGTTTAATCAGACTTTTACCGCGATTCCAAGGTTCACCGGAAAAAATATTGTCACTGTGTCGCCGGAACAGGCTGCGGTATTGCATCAGCTGGTGCCCGGATTCTTCGTACACGGGTGGACGTTAGACCGCCTGATAAGGGTGTGGTGGTTGCTGCAACTGGATGCAACCGATAAAGCCGCGTACCTGGATACCGTGGAAAAGCTTTTCCTGTCGGCCGAAATGAACGAGCTGGCAGCGCTCTACAGCGCCCTGCCGTTACTCGCTTACCCGGAAACATGGATATTTCGTACAGCCGAAGGCGTTCGGTCCAATATCGGGGTGGTACAGGAAGCAGTCATGCTGCAGAATCCCTATCCCGCCCGCTACCTGGACGAGCCCGCCTGGAACCAGCTGGTGATGAAAGCTATTTTTACCGATAAGCCCCTGCATCTTATTTCCGGCCTCGATCAGCGCAGTAATGCCGCATTAGCGGCTATCCTGACGGACTTTGCGCACGAACGGTGGGCCGCCGGCCGAAAAGTATCGCCGATGCAATGGCGGCTGCTGACCGCCTTTGTGACAGCGGATAATATGGCAGACCTCACCCGCGTCTGGCACTCGGCCGACCAGGTGGAAAAAGCCGCCGCCGCCCTCGTATTTTCTGGTTCAGATTATGCACCGGCTAAAACACTGCTCGCGTCAGACCCGGCGCTGACCGCTGAAATACAAAGTGGCGCCCTCTCCTGGGACGTCGTCGCCGCTAAATTAACCCAGAACTAA